The following proteins come from a genomic window of Oncorhynchus clarkii lewisi isolate Uvic-CL-2024 chromosome 23, UVic_Ocla_1.0, whole genome shotgun sequence:
- the LOC139381861 gene encoding oligodendrocyte transcription factor 3-like: MHSDSSSSRSSSPDMDGMYLRDHLNSVSSAQNELLQKMTSEHLSRHGENTSSGGSKYKLKKQVTEQEIQHLRLKINGRERKRMHDLNLAMDGLREVMPYAHGPSVRKLSKIATLLLARNYILMLNSSMDEMKRLVGEIYGGHHSAFHCGTVSGHSGNPAHQVHPLLGSALSSSTSSTLTTTLPGLTSIRAPHSLMKSSPAHPLQLGSGFQHWAGLPCPCPICQVPPPPHIPISSAGLTRLASGNKDVMK, translated from the coding sequence ATGCATTCTGACTCCAGCTCGAGCAGATCTTCCTCGCCAGACATGGATGGAATGTATCTCCGAGACCACCTCAATTCAGTGTCCTCGGCGCAGAACGAACTCCTCCAGAAGATGACGAGCGAGCATCTTTCCAGGCACGGGGAAAATACGTCATCTGGCGGGAGCAAGTACAAACTCAAGAAGCAGGTGACCGAGCAAGAGATTCAGCATCTGAGGCTGAAAATCAACGGGCGGGAACGCAAGAGGATGCACGACTTGAACCTGGCGATGGACGGCCTCCGGGAAGTTATGCCTTACGCACATGGTCCGTCTGTGAGAAAGCTGTCGAAGATTGCCACTCTCCTGCTTGCCAGAAACTACATCCTGATGCTCAACAGCTCCATGGACGAGATGAAAAGGCTGGTTGGAGAAATCTACGGCGGACATCATTCTGCGTTCCACTGCGGGACAGTAAGCGGGCACTCTGGCAACCCGGCGCATCAGGTGCATCCGCTGCTCGGGAGCGCGCTGTCCTCGTCCACATCCTCTACCCTCACCACCACCTTACCTGGACTTACCTCCATCCGAGCGCCTCACTCCTTAATGAAGAGTTCCCCTGCACACCCTCTTCAGCTCGGCAGCGGCTTCCAACACTGGGCAGGTTTACCATGCCCGTGCCCCATATGCCAAGTACCACCACCCCCTCATATTCCTATCAGTTCAGCGGGACTGACGAGACTTGCAAGCGGAAACAAGGATGTGATGAAGTAA